Proteins from one Spirochaetaceae bacterium genomic window:
- a CDS encoding DUF664 domain-containing protein, whose protein sequence is MDERVSQYVREAESYKRRLARQAANLDGGQLQWTPPGIVNGIGWLVRHCADEFWFCFGQLSGARVPVNLNGSGFPVPAEGFRPATGRPYRWGFLTFDFDRAAAGPGPTGADHVAYLNRAWHALRGFVVDHHNQWADKRYYNWNDRECSGWWFLDHFLLDTAAHTGQATYLRRLLNARI, encoded by the coding sequence ATGGACGAACGAGTATCTCAGTACGTGCGCGAGGCTGAGTCGTACAAGCGCCGACTCGCCCGCCAGGCCGCCAACCTTGATGGCGGCCAACTGCAGTGGACCCCGCCCGGCATCGTCAACGGCATCGGCTGGCTGGTACGCCACTGCGCGGACGAGTTCTGGTTCTGTTTCGGACAGCTCTCGGGCGCGCGCGTGCCGGTCAACCTGAACGGCTCCGGCTTTCCGGTGCCCGCCGAAGGATTCCGGCCCGCAACCGGGCGCCCCTACCGCTGGGGCTTCCTGACCTTCGACTTCGACCGCGCCGCCGCCGGCCCGGGGCCCACCGGTGCCGACCACGTCGCCTACCTCAACCGTGCCTGGCACGCGTTGCGCGGGTTCGTGGTGGATCACCACAACCAGTGGGCCGACAAGCGCTACTACAACTGGAACGACCGCGAGTGCTCCGGCTGGTGGTTCCTGGACCACTTCCTGCTCGACACCGCCGCCCACACCGGCCAGGCCACGTACCTGCGCCGGCTGCTGAACGCGCGCATCTGA
- a CDS encoding NAD-dependent epimerase/dehydratase family protein — translation MLRREMQRYLVTGAAGNLARQLMDELGSRGKEAFGIDLAPAPEGQERNWRRVDITDRGSVARLLAELQPECILHMASLLSMSSAADPRRAWEVNASAAVTLLELAVEHGVRRFFFPSTSATYGGALPDPLPEDHPQWPDNIYGATKVAVERMGACFALSRGLDFRSVRLPVVASPFAPPAAVSAYASHVFAAAARGEPFTFPVAPEVAVSVIYVRDVTLGILKLVEAPEEPLTRRVYNLHGFAASAGDLARAAAQLVPGFRYRFEPAELPTRILSVQPSVYADASARRDWGWHPRFDLPATADDLLARARATAATAQPC, via the coding sequence ATGCTCCGGCGCGAAATGCAGCGGTACCTGGTCACCGGCGCGGCAGGCAATCTGGCGCGCCAGCTCATGGACGAACTCGGGAGCAGGGGAAAGGAGGCGTTCGGCATCGACCTTGCGCCGGCTCCGGAGGGACAGGAACGCAACTGGCGGCGGGTCGACATCACCGACCGCGGGAGCGTGGCGCGCCTGCTCGCGGAGTTGCAACCGGAGTGCATCCTGCACATGGCGTCGCTCTTGTCGATGTCGTCAGCGGCCGATCCGCGGCGTGCCTGGGAGGTAAACGCGAGCGCGGCGGTAACCCTCCTGGAGCTGGCGGTGGAGCATGGCGTGCGGCGGTTCTTCTTTCCCAGTACCTCCGCAACCTACGGCGGGGCGCTGCCCGATCCGCTGCCGGAGGACCACCCGCAGTGGCCGGACAACATCTACGGCGCCACCAAGGTGGCGGTGGAGCGGATGGGCGCCTGCTTCGCCCTGAGCCGCGGCCTCGACTTCCGCTCCGTGCGCCTGCCGGTCGTGGCCTCGCCGTTCGCGCCTCCAGCCGCGGTCAGCGCCTACGCCTCGCACGTGTTCGCCGCCGCCGCCCGCGGCGAGCCGTTCACCTTCCCGGTGGCGCCGGAAGTCGCGGTATCGGTGATCTACGTGCGCGACGTGACCCTGGGCATCCTGAAGCTGGTGGAAGCGCCCGAGGAGCCGCTGACGCGCCGCGTCTACAACCTGCACGGGTTCGCGGCCAGCGCCGGCGATCTCGCGCGGGCGGCCGCGCAACTGGTGCCCGGCTTCCGGTACCGCTTCGAGCCTGCCGAACTGCCCACCCGCATCCTGTCCGTGCAGCCCTCGGTCTACGCCGACGCCAGTGCCCGCCGCGACTGGGGCTGGCACCCCCGATTCGACCTCCCCGCCACCGCCGATGACCTCCTCGCCCGTGCGAGAGCCACGGCAGCCACGGCCCAGCCATGTTGA